CTCATGGAGAGCCAGAAAAGTTTGCCAGTCAAGGAAcccatttttattaaaaggtttctgttggtttgtacttctattttttatattccCTACAGGAGTATAAATTCTAACCTGATAACCTGCTTGTGTGTACACAGAATTCTGCACACATACGGTAACTTGTGGAGGCCCAGTGTGAATGAAAATGGTTCCCAAAAAAGCTTTAAAGCAAACCTGTGGAGGATGTTCATGACTTTCCAATCAGAACCAACACCGCTCTTAGTCCTGGCATTTTGTGCAATGGTGGAAACAGCAGCATGGATAGCAGCTCCATCACTGCGCTGCAGCGCTGCACTGCCTACCACCACCACTGGCTTTTTGGCCTGGTCGAGAACCTGTGCAAGTGAAGAATCAAGAAGTTCATTCCATGACACTGAAGACAATTCTTGGTGCAGACAATGTAAAAAATCCTGTAATTTGTACGTAAGTCTTCCATGCAAAGCTATGGTTCTGAAACGGCTTCATCTCAGAGTGAAACAATGACCAAGAGCAACTGCTATAAGGAGTACACTATCCTGTCAATACAGGACTATACTCTTGAGAACCAGACATTTAagtggaaacagcagcagctgaaacagcCCATTTTATATCAAAAAATATTCCAGGAGTTTCCTGCACTGCAAAGTTTGACACACGTGAATATAGTAAACAGTTCACACATACCTGGTGCATACTAATCATTACCTCATCTCTGAGtgtcattaaaagcaaataaacccaTATACAATACGGTACTTCAAATCCATCTCTGTGAGGAATTCAGATTATTATTCAATATATATGAAATCTAAGTGTCACACTCATAAATTGTATGTACCTTGCAGAATGCGTGTTTTCCAGAGGCAATGTCCTCCAGTATCTGTGGGGACTCTCCTAGATGGTTATATGTGTAGGTCAGATTCACAGGAGAGCCAACAAGGGCCACCTGCAAGTCATTGTGAAGccagctgaaaacacagcaaacattttataaaaattgaAGAAATACAAAGCTTTACTCAACGAAAGCCACTAATTATAACTTCAGCAGTAACTTGAAATAGGATGTAAATTCTTTCAAAGGCATTCACTATTTTGGTAAGATGCACATTAGCATTATTCTGACTGTTAAGCAAGCTTAGGTTTTTTAGAAGGACTATTTCTTTATATACATTCAGGGACCAGTGCAGCAACACACCTTATGTAAGAATTTCCTAACTCAATTCCCTCCCCTCAAACTTTTGCcaattcagtggaaaaaaaggttGCATAAAACCAAGTGctacaactttaaaaaaaaacacttttccagCATTAGgcaaaaacaaatgaaacaaaatcccACACCTACAGCTACGTTTGTTTAGCTTGACTTAACTCTTATTTACTTCAGAATTAAAGTTAAGTCATTGGTAGGAAGAAAGAATTCTGGATTTGGTAGTGCTCAGTTTTAGAAATCCACTTATTTGTTagataaacagagaaaaaaatcagctggctagaaattttccttttttgcagctctcagcacagtcttataaaaatatatgaattgTTCATAAATCtcattgcattttttcctctcaaagtTTTAAGGCCGCGGTTGTCTAAAATGATGTATTTTGGAAGATCTGCGCGTTAGGAAGAACTAGACTTTTATAAACCTTATTTGTCTCCTGATATATCTTTTTGTTGATTTAGCTATGTTCAAAAATTTGGGAAAGCCACATTACTTGCCAAAGATGTTAAACTTGAATGACTGCTTCTAAAATCAGCAAGTCTGATTTGTTACAACAatacaaaaagcagcaaaccgatgctgaaaataattctttaagGGATATGCTTTAACAAACTTCTGTAAGACAAAATCTGAGGTGTCTGTGTAATATAACAAAGGAATAAATGTCTGAGTTTATGAacttaaataaaatgtcaaagTGAGAATGAACAAAACGTAACTATACACTACAGGGAGAAGAGACCCCTTTTGTCTACACATATATCACCTTTCCCTTTACTAAAAGGTGAACTAAATCCAGTGAGTCCGTCTGGATGAACGCTCTCAATTTACTGCCTGCAGCTCCACCTGAGCATTGTATCAAATCTAGATGGATTTCCATGCTTATTCACCACCAAGGAATACAAACCTCTTTCGAATTCTAGCATTAAAAAGTGGTGCCTCAAAGCGTGGATTGGTGCCAACCAGAAGCAGGACATCTGCCTCCTCCACTCCAGCAATCTTGGTATTAAGCAGGTAGTTAGAGCGCAAATCTGTGCTATAAcgaaaaagtgttaaaaaaaaaaaaaaaaaaaaaaaaaaaggatgagaattcagtaaagggaagaaatgaagaTACGGTAAAGATTATAGAtgctcaaaacatttttttatctcaggaaaagaaaggagggggaaaagaaaagatttctcaAAATCCAAATTACTAACCCAAATAGGAAGTAAGAGCTTCTCTCTTTCATGAGTATCGGAGACAGGAAAACATTAAAGGAATTACAGTGTGGATATTTCCTACATTTACAGTTATTGTCAGCCTTCACAAACTTTATCTGCTATTACAGTTTACAAGATCATAATTATATTATAGTTTTCACAACACAAATACAAATAGACTTAAATTATCTAACTCACAAGACTATAACTGGCTTTCAGTAGCCTACTGTTAAACTGCAGCAACCTCAACATACAGCAAAGCGTGCAACCCTGTGTTGTAGTAGAGACTATGTATCAACTCACAATCCATAAATACTCTACACATAAATATTGtaaattcaaacaaaacctGCTAATGCATCAGCAATTGCTACCCTTGGTCATTTCAGAATCTTACCACGAGATGATTTGCTGACTGGGAAGTTCATTAATGTACTAATTACAGACAGGCTTTGCCTAAACTCTTACCCAGCTCCAGCAGTAGGGAAGACCTCTTCAGTGCAAAGTGTATCACAGTTTACTCTATTCAGTAAGTCTTTCAGAGCTATTAGTGCTTCTGCATCCACCAGTCCTCCTACAATTGCGGCTACTTCCTTACCTTGGACAGCCTGTagctggagagagagaaagcataAACTATTGAAATAAATTCCCATTTAGCCCGGGTAAATGTTTGTTCCATTAGCACGTGTCAAAGCCAGCGGAGCAACTGCTGGCCTGGAGCGGCACAAACGGACCAGCAGTGTCTGACTTCTGCAAGGCAGCAACTCCAGCTCCTTGAGCTCATGATGAGCAAAGAACAGCTCTCTGTATTCTGTGCAGGTCTCTCCCACTTGAGTTATTGCTCAGATGTGGCTATTTCTCATTTGGTGAGGAGAGGAAGACCGgtgaatgcttttattttaatgaagctACAGTGCAGACAGAATACAAACTTCCGTAACGCGAGCTCAGGTAGTAAACTCAACTCAAAGGTATTACCTGAGAAGCAATAGCTCTCGTAACAAACCCTGCTACTGTACCACGGGCAAAAACATCTTTGAGGAAAGTTCAATTACAGTTATTCAATTCTACTTCGTCCCACATaaaatttttaatcaaaatccAGAGCAGTCATGCAGCACTTCATTTAAGCAGCAGAATCAATCACTACTCAGAGAAAGCACTGAGGCAAGCACAATTCAGATATAAGTAATAAAGAATTAATGGCTTTGATGGCAAAAGTGGTGATAGCAcagtttaaatttaaagaagTCTTCAGGCAGATCAGAGTAATTCAGGAAAGTTGCTTCCTCCTAAGTTTATGAAGAACAGTTTAGTTtcctatttaaataaaagtaatttccccAAGTGAAATCATGATAAGACAAAGTTCTTCAGATGGTCTAATCCATGAAACAGGAAATAATATTCAAAAGAAACTTAAGTGGAAATACAATGGATTAGAAGGCAAATGCTCCCCTCTaaccctaaagaaaaaaagctcttttctaCACAACTGTTTTCATATTAATCATTGTAATACATCCAGCTTTAGAAATTGATTTTATGCTACATACATTGAAAATTGTTCTTACCACACCAGCAACACGACTTAATACATCCTCCCATGAGGCATAAACAAATagtcctttttcatttttgatcATTGGCTGCGTAAGTCTCTGGCGCTTCAGACCATCATAAGCAAACCTAAGTGAACACCACTAATATTATTAAAGCGCAAAGGCAAAGATAATTGTGTATACTATTTTCTGCAACCGAGTTTTCTAACAGCTTGCAATGATTAGAAAAGATAAACACAAGAAACATTTCCCCTGAAAGTTTaacttttccttctcaaaaacaagcaaaaaaatctgataCAAACAGAGaagttactgtaaaaaaaaaaaaaaacactacaaaaatgaaaacattagaAAACTCGGTGACctcaattatattttaaataggtTTTACTAATCATTCTTCACTATAGCTTTACAGTATTAGCAGTAGAATCCAGAAATCGGTGCTACTGTCCACGCATCTGGTTCTGCAAAGTGTGCCTTCAACGCATGCACATGCAGGTACAAACACTTCCCACACACCTCGTTTTGTCAGAAATCCATTCTTCATTGATATCTTCATGCAGCCTTGGCAAAATCCTCATCACTTCTCCAGTTCTCGTGCTCACTATGATGTTGCTTCCAATTGCATCAAGAACATCAATTGACTCTACCTTCCTGTGTAGAAGAACAGATAAACCATTTGCAGTTTTCTATATACGAGCAGCAAGTGTCCTcgtttcagctggaatagagttaatttccttcctAGCAGCTAGCACAGTgcagtgttttggatttagaaaaggaataatattggtaacacactgatgcttctgttgttgctaagcagtgtttAGATTAAGTCAGGgacttctctgcttctcacagTATCCTACCAACAAGTAGGCTGGAGGGCACAAGAATCTGCCAAACGAATACCCCATACCATCATGTTCAGTATACAAACTAGGGGGAAAGCTGGCTAGGGGCCActgcttgggaactggctggcCATTGTTTGGTGGGTCGCGGGCACTGTGCATCACTTATTTCAtatattctatttcttttatcATTATGATGATGATatctcctctggagacattcaaaacccacacagacatggacgtgactctgtgcaacctgctctaggtgaaactgctttagcagggggttggactagatgatctccagcGGTCCCTCCAACCCTGAGCATTCTGTGattatttcccttccttttctgtcctattgaactgtctttatctcaacccactaattttacctttttttaccCCCCACctcagttctctcccccatcccactggagggtggcaggggggaacaagcgagcagctgtgtggtgtttctACCTgcagggttaaaccatgagaGTCATTTTTGGCACCCGACGTGGGGACACAGATCTGACCACTGCGTGTTAAAACAAATTAGTTATTAGCATTCATTATATTAGTTTTATAGTCACTGGTCACAACCTTGATTTATTTGCTCTCAGAGTTGCTGCGCTTGTCGTCAGGGTTGCATTACATAAACCTTACTTGCAGTATGCGTTCCCTGTTGTGCTGTTTATCACCTCTGGGGGCTGGGCTAAGGTTATCCTTTTGTTGTACTTCAACACTGCCTTATGGCATGATAAAATCACTCGTCGCAAGACTGATCTGATATTCATACTCAGCACTGCCATCATCTCGATACTTCGGGAGCCATCTATCGGAAGCTATTAATAATTACACCTTTTACGTTTCCTCCTCAGGGCGCCAGTCTGTGGGGGAGATAGCTtcctccaccttcccctcctcctccatgcTAATAACAGTAGCTCTTGAGAATTCTGAATATCCTCAAGAtgttgaaatgtcttttttttattgctacGTCTCCTGAATGTGTTTTAGGTCTTGTTTAGGGTTGAACAGCCATTTAAGAATACCCCCCAGAGATCTTCCCCGAGGCTGGATAGTTAGGAGTACACACAAAGTCCCTGTAGTGCACATAAATATGCTGAGGAAGACTGTCTCAGTTACTCCTGCttcaggcaaaggcaaacccatCCGTGGGACTGCTTTCGCTGAAGGACCTGGGTGCACTTGGCGGGTAATATGGAAGGATGGGGAAGCCTGATGTGTACCTCAAGGGGATTTGATTCTGACTGAGAATATCCAATGATTTGAATTGTATGACTTCAATTGCTATATAATACTGTATGTCATCACTACTATGGTTGTTATATACCATATGAACAgtattacaataaaaattagCCAGATTAATGAAGAATGAATTTTGATAAAACTGGGCAAAGTGCAGCAATGATAAAACCAGAAGAGCTTCAGCATGCAACATTCAAATACCTCGCACCATCTCACCGGCCCTGAAGGACTATTAAGACAAATGGAGCCCaaagtcatggactaaatgaactcaacaGCCACTTTAAAGGGATGACCCATTAACTAAAAGAATAGTATCTGTGTATACATATCAAAAGACTGTAAAGGATGCATTAGAAAGTGTGGGACCTGTGCATGACATTAATGGTATAGAATAAGGGGTGGATGCTGacctggtttcagctaggagagcattaattttcttcctagcagctggcacagtgctgtaTTTGGGATTTAGAATGACAGTAATGTTGATAACATgctgtttcagttgttgctaagcagtgcttacatTGTCAggggcttttcagcttctcacccCACCTCACCtgcgagcaggctggggggggacacaaGAAGCTGGGtggggacacagccagcacaTCTGACtcaaactggccaaagggatgtactccataccatatgacatcatgcttggtacaaaaaggggggaaaagctggctgggggctACTGCTTAGGAACCAGCTGAGCATCAGTCGGCAGGTGATGACAaactgcattgtgcatcacttattttttatattctaattcttttatcatcattattattattttcccttccttttctgtcttattaaactgtctttatctcaacccactaattttacttcttttttttcccctccctcaaTGCTCTCCCACATCCCACTGGGCTGGGAGGGTTGAGGGGacagtgagcagctgtgtggtgtttaaCTACCTGCCTGGTTAAACCATAAAAACCAGACTGTgtaacaaaaacaacaacagcatgCTGTAGGTTTTTAGATATACATAAAAGCTTAGTTTCATGAGGTATTGTAAATTATATCCTCAACAATTACTGAGATAATGAACTTGAATCTTCCTTTACACAACTTCTTCAACTGAGCAACCAGCATAGCCTACACATCCAAAACATTTTAGGGTAAAATAAGAGAAGAACAGTCTACAAATTATAACATTCCTTCTTTTCTTGAATGGCCTGTGAGTGAATAACAGAATTTGTTTTAGATTCAGTCTATGGAAAAGCCTACCACAAAAACGCAGAGGATAAACATCAGAGAAAACCCTTGGTATCATAGATGGACATATTCTAAGACAAAGTGTATGACAAACAGagaaagctgcttctgcagtaTGAGTTAAGATACACACCTTGTTTCCCATGGGCGTGCAGTAAAGGCGTATGGCTTGGAAGTAAGAGCACCAACTGGGCAGATGTCAATAATATTTCCTGATAACTCAGACATGAACATTTTTTCAACATAAGTACCAACTTGCATATCATTTCCTCTTCCGGTTGTTCCCAAGTCATCTACCCCTGCAACCTCACTAGCAAACCTGGTAGAtgcaaaaagaatgaaaaccagATCTGGAATGTACAACAGCaacaaagcacatttttcatCCTTTATCTCATTTTCTAAGGATAAAACATTACCCTTAGTTCATTCaccttaaagaaaacaacaattgTTCAGATGCATTACTCGTGCCATCACATGCAGGACTATACAGCTGCAGAATTTCATTCAGACAGCTACAAAAATTAGGTAAGAGTAAAATCAAAAACCAGAGCAATTCAGTGCTCATTGAATTTCACACCCTGAGTCCAAGATCAGTCCTAACTAACAAGTTCCTTCTGGAACTAAGTACATTGTATTCTTTTCCATCTGGCTCAGGGTAGCTGGTACTGAATCTCAGGACTACAGAACAGCATAAATATAGCTGCCAAAGGCTgtgaagaataaataaatcttgCAACTGCGGCTGTGGAAATCaatcaatgttttaaaatccattCTGGCACTAATACCATGAGATCAGTTCTGCCCTGTAGAACCCTTGACTTCACTTTCACGTTTCGACCACCTTTCTGTTTCCTGTATGACAACTGTCTGGTGGCTCAGCAAAACCAGCATCAGTCCCtaccagaaataaaattcttaagtagtcaggaaataaataaaaaatattgactGTCCCTCATGGTGTTTCTTTCACAAGTAACAAACTGATATAAATATGCCTGCTCAGTATTCTctccagtgaaaaataaaggatgTTACCTGATACATCGAGTGCACTGTATACACCGAGTCATGATTGTTTTGACTAATGGGCCAATGTTCTTGTCCTCCACAGCACGTTTTCCCTCTCTAAATCTACTCCTATCACTGCCAAACATCATCGATTGATCCTAGAACAGACAACAGAAAACTGACATTTCCAGGCTGCTGAAAAAACACAATTTCACCTAGGACAAGAATATTAATACATAAGCCTACACAATTTAATTGGTTGTTGTACCTGTAGATCACATTCTCCACCCTGATCACAGATAGGACAGTCCAATGGGTGATTTGCCAGCAGGAACTCCATTACACCCTCTCTGTTGGGTTCAGGAATTAAAGTTAATATCAGCTTTACATTGTTTAGCAGATAGTGCAACTAATCAGCTATAGGAGGCTAAAAGAAAGGTACCTTGCTTTCCTGGACTTCTCAGAGTTTGTCAGTATGTTCCAGCCCTTCATTACTGGCATGGCACAAGCAGCAACTGGCTGCAATCATCATAAAAAACAAGCATGAATACAACATATTTCTCCTCAACATGGGCACAAACCTCAACCTCTGCATCCCCCCAGTTCTTACATAGGCATCTGTTATTAATTTAAcatattgttaaaaataaagatagctgcaaggataaaaaaaaccaaaacaacaatgaagaaaatcaaaccaATAAAGTCACTAGAAGCCATACTGATTATTAATTTGCTATATAAAAAGCTTACATTAGTTATGATTTCTTTACTTTTGGAGTTGAAAATGTTACACTTTTGGGTTCCAATTCAAGTAGTTAtagcaagaagaaaagccagCTGTAACAGTCGTAGGGCAAATCAAATAGATTCAGCAGAGAAAACCTCTAGAACTGAAGTTCAGAGTATGCATCATTTATGAGACATTTGAACAAAGCCTACAAAAAGTCTAGAATAAAATGCATCACAAGATTATGACAAGATTAACAAGAACTCCTGCTCAGAAAACAAATACCTCCTACTTTTCAATCACATCATGAGACAGACCATCACAACTTCTATCTTCAGTGATAAACCAGCATTTCCAGAGATACAAAGCTCAAACTATGGAATTCAAGTTGAGGTGAGCTGAAGAGTTTTTTATGTGAATATAAATGTGTAACCCAAGACTGAACTCCAAAAGAATGCCTCAACTATCTGCATAGATTTCTTAATACTGCTGAAGACGGTGTTCAATCCTGAAGTTAACTGCTATTTTACAACAGCTATCAATGGTACACAATGCATTAAAACAAACTAGTAAGCAACTGCAATCACTGTTTAGCTAGAACAGATCTGCAGATCCTAATCCTACAGCCAAATTCATATAGTATCTGAAGTTTACTA
The DNA window shown above is from Falco naumanni isolate bFalNau1 chromosome 8, bFalNau1.pat, whole genome shotgun sequence and carries:
- the NDUFS1 gene encoding NADH-ubiquinone oxidoreductase 75 kDa subunit, mitochondrial, producing the protein MLRLIPVRRTLAGVVQSSRVRGRTAATAASDQIEVFVDGHPVLVNPGTTVLQACEKAGIQIPRFCYHDRLSVAGNCRMCLVEIEKAPKPVAACAMPVMKGWNILTNSEKSRKAREGVMEFLLANHPLDCPICDQGGECDLQDQSMMFGSDRSRFREGKRAVEDKNIGPLVKTIMTRCIQCTRCIRFASEVAGVDDLGTTGRGNDMQVGTYVEKMFMSELSGNIIDICPVGALTSKPYAFTARPWETRKVESIDVLDAIGSNIIVSTRTGEVMRILPRLHEDINEEWISDKTRFAYDGLKRQRLTQPMIKNEKGLFVYASWEDVLSRVAGVLQAVQGKEVAAIVGGLVDAEALIALKDLLNRVNCDTLCTEEVFPTAGAGTDLRSNYLLNTKIAGVEEADVLLLVGTNPRFEAPLFNARIRKSWLHNDLQVALVGSPVNLTYTYNHLGESPQILEDIASGKHAFCKVLDQAKKPVVVVGSAALQRSDGAAIHAAVSTIAQNARTKSGVGSDWKVMNILHRVASQVAALDLGFKPGVEAIRKNPPKLLYLLGADSGCITRQDLPKDCFIIYQGHHGDVGAPMADVILPGAAYTEKAATYVNTEGRAQQTRVAVTPPGMAREDWKIIRAVSELAGMTLPYENLDQIRKRLEEVSPNLVRYDDVEGANYFSQANELSKLVKQQLLADPLVPPQLTIKDFYMTDSISRASQTMAKCVKAVVEGAHAVEEPASC